From a region of the Kaistia sp. 32K genome:
- a CDS encoding MarR family winged helix-turn-helix transcriptional regulator: MAFNHRKTITFRLAQSARAARARSGGHLMRIGLHPGQESVLKALAEQDGLSMSQLAQALSVQPPTVTKMVSRLAAQGYVERKASKGDGRQAHVHLTEQGRGTLVDIDKGWKRLEREALEGLDDKDVKKLRKLLRQIERNLSASFDDSAEPGDEDAEPETETPAAEPVESVAPTT, encoded by the coding sequence ATGGCTTTTAACCACCGCAAAACGATCACCTTCCGCCTCGCCCAGTCAGCTCGCGCTGCCCGCGCGCGCTCGGGCGGTCACCTCATGCGGATCGGCCTCCACCCGGGCCAGGAGAGCGTGCTGAAGGCGCTCGCCGAGCAGGACGGGCTGTCGATGAGCCAGCTGGCACAGGCCCTGTCTGTGCAGCCCCCCACCGTCACCAAGATGGTGAGCCGTCTCGCCGCCCAGGGCTATGTCGAGCGCAAGGCCTCGAAGGGCGACGGCCGCCAGGCCCATGTCCACCTGACCGAGCAGGGACGCGGCACGCTTGTCGACATCGACAAGGGCTGGAAGCGCCTCGAGCGGGAAGCGCTGGAAGGGCTCGACGACAAGGACGTCAAGAAGCTCCGCAAGCTCCTGCGCCAGATCGAGCGCAATCTTTCCGCTTCGTTCGACGACAGCGCCGAGCCGGGCGACGAAGATGCCGAGCCCGAGACCGAAACGCCGGCGGCCGAGCCGGTGGAGAGCGTCGCTCCCACGACTTGA
- a CDS encoding DMT family transporter, translating into MSPLPTADAEAQQRLRGIGLYCLAMLCFTMLDASAKYASQFIPVLSIVWVRFAVHALLALVVFQPWRHWVLYRTKRPVLQALRALFLAGSTFFNFLAVHELQLDMTISIGFSAPFITAALAGPILGEWAGPRRWAAIIVGFVGVLIITMPGFGDLNPAVFLSLAAACCNACYILSTRMLTRSDSSVGMLLYSAVVPLILVTPVADPLAAAPPSVVVGICLLLTGSLGFIGHWFLIRAHHHTAVPVLAPFMYTGLIWMILLGYFIFDDVPAPRTLVGASIIIASGLYLLYRERVRVPGEA; encoded by the coding sequence ATGTCCCCGTTGCCGACCGCGGATGCGGAGGCTCAGCAGCGCCTGCGCGGCATCGGGCTTTATTGCCTGGCCATGCTCTGCTTCACCATGCTCGACGCCAGCGCGAAATACGCCAGCCAGTTCATACCGGTGCTGTCGATCGTCTGGGTCCGCTTCGCCGTCCACGCGCTGCTTGCGCTCGTCGTGTTCCAGCCCTGGCGCCACTGGGTGCTCTACCGGACGAAACGGCCGGTGCTGCAGGCGCTGCGCGCCCTGTTCCTCGCGGGCTCGACCTTCTTCAATTTCCTCGCCGTGCACGAGCTGCAGCTCGACATGACGATATCGATCGGCTTTTCCGCGCCCTTCATCACGGCGGCGCTGGCGGGGCCGATCCTCGGCGAATGGGCGGGCCCGCGCCGCTGGGCAGCGATCATCGTCGGCTTCGTCGGCGTGCTGATCATCACCATGCCGGGCTTCGGCGATTTGAACCCAGCCGTGTTCCTGTCGCTCGCCGCCGCCTGCTGCAACGCTTGCTACATCCTCTCGACCCGCATGCTCACCCGCTCGGATTCGAGCGTCGGCATGCTGCTCTATTCGGCCGTCGTGCCGCTGATCCTGGTGACGCCGGTGGCCGATCCGCTCGCCGCCGCCCCGCCGAGCGTCGTGGTCGGCATCTGCCTCCTGCTCACGGGTTCGCTCGGCTTCATCGGACACTGGTTCCTGATCCGCGCCCACCACCATACCGCCGTGCCGGTGCTGGCGCCGTTCATGTATACCGGGCTGATCTGGATGATCCTGCTCGGCTATTTCATCTTCGACGATGTCCCCGCGCCGCGCACGCTGGTCGGCGCCTCGATCATCATCGCGAGCGGCCTCTATCTGCTCTATCGCGAGCGCGTCCGCGTGCCGGGCGAGGCCTGA